The region TGGCGGCGCACACGCCCATCTCCTCGGCCAGCGCGATCTTCAGCCATTCGGCCACGCCATTCGACTGCACCAGGAAGATGTCGGTCTCCAGCGGCGCCAGCGGATGGTTGCGCAGCCACTGGAAGACGGCGGCGCGCAGCTGCTCCAGCTGGTTGCCGTGCAGGATGAGGAGGCCGGGCGTGACGGGAGTTTGCATGCTGTTCCGATGAATTGGCGCGCCTGCGGCCATCGTGGCGCAGGCGCAAAACGCGTATTATCGCCGCTCCCGCGTCAGGGGGCGTCGCTGGCGGCAAATTCCAGTGAAATTTGTTCGGCCACCTGCGCCAGCGCCGGCTCCAGCGCCGCCAGCAGTGCGCGCGCCTGCTCCATGCCGCCATCGCGGCGCAAGCCTTCGATCGACTGGCACAGCGCGGCAAACGCATGCGCGCCCACGGCCAGCGCCGACGACTTGCTGCGGTGCCCCAGGTCGGCCAGGCGCCCCAGGTCCTGCAGCGCCATCGCCTGCTCCATTTCGGCGATGCCGTCGCGCGCCGTATCCAGGAACAGCTGCGCGTACTTGCGCATCTTGACGCTGTCGTTGCTGAAGGTCAGGGCCAGCGTGGCCAGGTCGAGGATGGCCGTGTCGCGCCGCTCGGGCGCCGCGCGCGGGACCGGCGCCATGCCGTCCGCCCGGGCCGCCAGCTGCCCATGGCCGATGCCGCCACGCAGGCGGAACCATTTCGCCAGCAGGTGGAACAGCAGGTTGGGCGCGATCGGCTTGGTGACGAATTCGTCCATGCCCGCCTCGAGGCAGCGCGCGCGGTCCTCGCTGCCCGCGTTGGCCGTCATGGCGATCACCAGCAGGCCGGACAAAAGCGGGTCGGCGCGGATGCGGCGCGTCGCCTCGAAGCCGTCCATTTCCGGCATCTGCACATCCATCAGCACGCAGTCGTAGCGCTGCCGGGACAGCAGCTCGAGCGCTTCGCGGCCATTGCCGGCCACGCACACGGTGGCGCCCGCGTCTTCCAGCAGTTCGCAGCCCACCTGCTGGCTGAAGACGTTATCTTCCACCAGCAGGATGGAGGCACCGCGGATCACGCCCAGCACCTCCGGCTCCACCTGGGCGATGCTGTCGTCGCTGGCCGGCACGCTCTTTTCCAGGCGCGCCGTGAACCAGAAGGTGCTGCCCAGGCCCGGCTGGCTGTACACGCCCACCTTGCCTTTCATCAGCTCAGCGAGCTGCTTGCTGATCACCAGTCCCAGTCCGCTGCCGCCATACTTGCGCGTGGTCGACGGGTCGGCCTGGTGGAAGGAGCGGAACAGCTGCGCCACCTCCTCCTGGTTCATGCCGATGCCGCGGTCCTGCACCTCGAAGCGCAGCATGCTGTGGCTGCCGCGCTCCTCGGACTGGCGCACGCGCACGAAGATGCTGGCATTGTCGGAAAACTTGATGGCGTTGCTGACCAGGTTCAGCAAGACCTGCTCCAGGCGCAGCGGATCGCCGCGCCAGCGCTGCGGCAGGTCGAGCGCAATATCGAACTGCAAGGTCAGCCCCTTGACGGCGGCCGCGTCGCCCAGCTGGCTGGCGATATTCGCCAGCAAGGTATCGAGGCGGAAGTCCAGCACTTCCAGTTCCAGCTTGCCCGCCTCGATCTTGGAAAAATCGAGGATGTCGTTGATCAGGCCCAGCAGGTGCTGGCCCGAATGGTAGATTTTTTGCAGATAGTCGCGCTGGCGCACGTCGGCCACCGACTTCAGGGCCAGGTGCGCCATGCCGATGATGCTGTTCATCGGCGTGCGGATTTCATGGCTCATGTTCGACAGGAAGTCGCTCTTGGCCTGGCTGGCCGCATCGGCCTGCTCCTTGAGCCGGTGCAGCTCCGTGACGTCGGTGGACAGGCCGATCAGCCCCGTCACGGGACCGGGCAAGCCGAGTGGCACCTTCACGCTCCACAGGTGGTGCACCTGGCCTTGCGCGTCGACGAAGCGCTCCTCGCCGACGAACTTGGCGCCGCTGTCGAAGACCTGGCGTTCCGTGCGCTGCGCGGCGGCAGCCGCATCGCCGACCATCAATTCCCCATCCTGGCGGCCGATCACCTGTTCCGCGGAGCGCCCCAGGATCGTCGCCGTGCGCGCGTTCACGTAGCGGTAGCGCAGGTCGGCATCCTTCATGTAGACGTAGGCGTCGACGCTGTCGAGCACCGTATCGAGCAGGACGCGCTGCGCCACCGCGCGACGACGCGAGCGGTACAGCGTGTAGATATAGCCATAGATCAGCAGGGTGCCCGCCATGCCGACGGCCAGCGCCAGCCACGGAAAATAGCGGTCGAAGCCGCTGTACAGCTCCGCCTTGCGGACGCGGAAATGGGCTTTCCACAGGCCGCCCTGGTAGGCCACCGGCAGCACCTGGTCGAAATACGCGGCATCGCTGCCGGGCCGGGGCGGCGCCGCGGCCAGGTCGCCGTCATCGTTGAACAGCAGGCGGTCCTGCGGCGTGATACGCAGCACGCCATCGGCGGGCAGCGCTTCGGCGGCGCTGTACAGGGTCAGGTGCAGCGGTTCGAGCGCGCTGCGTTCGAGCGCGCTGTGCACGAGCTGCGCCACGCCGAAGCCGATGCCCACGGACCCCTGGTAGGCGGCGCGGCGCTCGGCCACGCTGCCCTGCGGCATGCCGTTGCGGTACACGGGCAGGCGCATGCCCAGGCCCACGTGCGCGGGCGGCCCCTTGATCATGATTACCTGTCCCGACGCGCTGATTTCGCCGCTGTCGCGCGCCTGGTTCAGGGCCCGCGCCACCAGCGGATTGGCGCCGATATCGACGCCCATGCGTTCACCCAGCAGGGAATCGGGTTCCAGGTAGGTCAGCACCGTGTATTCGGGCCGCTCGCCGGCGGGCCGGATGGTGAAGGCCGGATAGCCGCCCGGCGCCAGGCTGCGGTCCTGGCGCACGGCCTCGATAAAGGCCGCGCGCTGCGCCTGCGTGACCGCCACGGCATAGTTGACCGATTCGATGGCGGGAAACTGGCGCGCGATATCAAGGCCGCCGACATAGTCGTGGAACTGCCGGCGCGTCAGCG is a window of Janthinobacterium sp. 1_2014MBL_MicDiv DNA encoding:
- a CDS encoding CHASE domain-containing protein; this translates as MHTLSKGGAVSGIGIWAGGLLLALAVGGALYAGAARTVNDDAEQRFDNLTHGAQHSLATRVKSYSDLLRGLEALFRTSDPLTRRQFHDYVGGLDIARQFPAIESVNYAVAVTQAQRAAFIEAVRQDRSLAPGGYPAFTIRPAGERPEYTVLTYLEPDSLLGERMGVDIGANPLVARALNQARDSGEISASGQVIMIKGPPAHVGLGMRLPVYRNGMPQGSVAERRAAYQGSVGIGFGVAQLVHSALERSALEPLHLTLYSAAEALPADGVLRITPQDRLLFNDDGDLAAAPPRPGSDAAYFDQVLPVAYQGGLWKAHFRVRKAELYSGFDRYFPWLALAVGMAGTLLIYGYIYTLYRSRRRAVAQRVLLDTVLDSVDAYVYMKDADLRYRYVNARTATILGRSAEQVIGRQDGELMVGDAAAAAQRTERQVFDSGAKFVGEERFVDAQGQVHHLWSVKVPLGLPGPVTGLIGLSTDVTELHRLKEQADAASQAKSDFLSNMSHEIRTPMNSIIGMAHLALKSVADVRQRDYLQKIYHSGQHLLGLINDILDFSKIEAGKLELEVLDFRLDTLLANIASQLGDAAAVKGLTLQFDIALDLPQRWRGDPLRLEQVLLNLVSNAIKFSDNASIFVRVRQSEERGSHSMLRFEVQDRGIGMNQEEVAQLFRSFHQADPSTTRKYGGSGLGLVISKQLAELMKGKVGVYSQPGLGSTFWFTARLEKSVPASDDSIAQVEPEVLGVIRGASILLVEDNVFSQQVGCELLEDAGATVCVAGNGREALELLSRQRYDCVLMDVQMPEMDGFEATRRIRADPLLSGLLVIAMTANAGSEDRARCLEAGMDEFVTKPIAPNLLFHLLAKWFRLRGGIGHGQLAARADGMAPVPRAAPERRDTAILDLATLALTFSNDSVKMRKYAQLFLDTARDGIAEMEQAMALQDLGRLADLGHRSKSSALAVGAHAFAALCQSIEGLRRDGGMEQARALLAALEPALAQVAEQISLEFAASDAP